The following is a genomic window from Bombus vancouverensis nearcticus chromosome 15, iyBomVanc1_principal, whole genome shotgun sequence.
CGTTATTAACTACAATATGTACAATAATGTACACTGTACAATGCATACTTAGATTTATTTGgtaatgaaatatttctttaattttattttctattttaacaAAAACATATGTAACTATTGTCTGAAATTAAATTCTCCCGCATATATTTTCTGTATATCGGACACTGTTGTATCGTAGTAGTTATGCATCGCCTGCGTGATTTCGTAATAACGTAAAATATGACACCGCAGAACTTAGAATCTGCAAAAACAAAGGAACTATTAAGATATTgttgtatctttttaataaaatctgatataataataattgtactTTCATGTGAAAAAATCAACTGTTATTTACGAACCTCGTCATTAGATAGTTTATACAAGTATGCGCACTATTTCCTCGAATATATACTGCAGCATATCCCATATTCTTGTTCTGCATATGTAGAAAAAATTGATATCTTACAAAGAACTACCATAGGGTTTGTGATTAATCGTTGTTTTAAAAGTTTACTTACTTTAGAGATAACGCGatttatttggaagaataaaaggcCACGTTAGATATTCCTGTTTCTACTTCggtaaattaatttctttgtatcgtttttgagaaattgattcgtaatatgCATGAACTGCAACGGTTTCTTTTCGTAACGTCTCAATAAGGGAAAGCATGATACCACGATGCTCAAAATTTATAAGGAGAACAAGTAACATTAATTTTGTTGAACATCGTAACTATCTCGGGGAGAAAAATTTCctggaaataaaattatttggtAGAAAGCATAACGattgatattattatatcaGATTTGGGAATTTACATTTCACGCTACTTTCATCCGTCACACCGTTTCCGAAATGTATTAGTTTAATTATTGTACAACAGAAATTAATTGATTTCTTTTTAAAACAAGATATATTAgatcatcccataagttcgtgccgacttttgtgtatacatttcatgtgtcgatttataaacatacggcgataagggaccaatgcacttgagcttagctgatcgagaacaggctagggcagattttcgtgggtataagatcgtaatatagtaaacacagtgacttctaacaataaaaaatcatgaatgaaatgcgtatccattttcgacatctcgtgttgtatgaatttcggaaaggaagttctgtaacaattgccacgaaaaacatatgtgctgtttacggagaaaatgcgcttccatctcgcacctgtaggaagtggttccaacgttttagagctgggaatttctgtttagaagacgaggaacgctccgggcgtcctcctcaaacagacgaaaataaaattcgggatcttgttgaaaaatcacgaagtttAACAGTtgaagagatgtcaaatgttctgaaaatacctaagacaacgattcataggtgtttagaaaaaataacaaaaaataaccgcttgaaaaacggcacgaacttatgggatgacctaatacatatgtattttctcTAATATAGAATAATTTCTATTCATGTATGTTACATCGTTATTAATGAAATAAAGCATCTAAATGTTTATAGGATACTTTAACAATACATCTAGACGAATAACGTTTTCCTTTCGAGGTTTCCGCGACAAAAAGACTAAATCGATAGCTATAAGATGTACACAATATTGCTTACTCCTGTATATGTTTCCAGCGACACAGCGAAGAATCCACAGGCAGTCAAGCAACAGGGTGCTTTAGATCTCATCATGACGAACATCAAATCTTTGCGTAACATTTTTCCATATTTGTCCATCGGCAGGGGCGACCATGAACTCTTGTAAGTGGCGTTCATCACACATTCGCTGTCTTGTATCAAGCAATTACAACTGTACGTGAACATTAATAATTGACACATACAACCCATTACATGAAATATGAAAGTAAGACGTTTTATTTGAGCAATCTCTTCCTGCAGaagagataattaaattaaaacaacGAATAAAGGAAAagctattattaatataatttctcttcttttcgtaagtattttgtttaattttttaagaaataaaaagataattattatatgttatgTTGCAGCAGAAGGaacgaaattaatataaaaaatctaataaaagtaaatggAATACGACGATGAAACGCGATTGCTACTAACCATAAGTATCAAATATCCATCGAGGCAAATTATCAAGCTGAAGAGTGTCACCTGCACGAGTGCTATTACACTGAACACATTCTCGAGTTTATTACAATATTGAATGAGCATTTGATGTTGTTTGACGTAAGTTTTAAACGTTGCATATTTATCTTCAGTGTACGATGATCTTTCCAAAGTTGTATAATGTTCGTGATCATTTATATTGCACATATTTGAAAATCTATATTGCAAAATACGAAATTGACTAGCAGTGTGCAGATTTATAACGAATAAAAGATTGTCGAAGCAATGGTAGCACGTACCAACTAGGCACGCGCTAAAAGTCTGTAAAAACGAGCATAATGATTAAACGATCCAAAATATCGTACGATTTCTGGATTAAAATACAATAGTTAAAAAGTATTTTTTACAGTGATcttatatgaataattttttcTACCTGTATTACgaagactatttcaaaatacgGTGACAACATTAATGAATCGTCGAACCACATATTAAACGGATGTATTCTATCTGATTCATTCTTACCATAGTTTACTGAA
Proteins encoded in this region:
- the LOC117164338 gene encoding odorant receptor 13a-like, with the translated sequence MSSKEVKDLSITVTSFYMKFVGFWLANDYVDKRWRNIAMSNTIFFIFVAITIELRDLYFTWGNFEDTIYTACNVATIVLVLLKTFVIFIHNDELLYLINYAKTNFWHSNYDSHEQMIINTSKRICTFLVCSFAFFAQGTVVSFILRPILVNYGKNESDRIHPFNMWFDDSLMLSPYFEIVFVIQVEKIIHIRSLACLVGTCYHCFDNLLFVINLHTASQFRILQYRFSNMCNINDHEHYTTLERSSYTEDKYATFKTYVKQHQMLIQYCNKLENVFSVIALVQVTLFSLIICLDGYLILMEEIAQIKRLTFIFHVMGCMCQLLMFTYSCNCLIQDSECVMNATYKSSWSPLPMDKYGKMLRKDLMFVMMRSKAPCCLTACGFFAVSLETYTGILSSAVSYFTLLRNHAGDA